One window of Dermacentor andersoni chromosome 7, qqDerAnde1_hic_scaffold, whole genome shotgun sequence genomic DNA carries:
- the LOC126533091 gene encoding histone H4: protein MSGRGKGGKGLGKGGAKRHRKVLRDNIQGITKPAIRRLARRGGVKRISGLIYEETRGVLKVFLENVIRDAVTYTEHAKRKTVTAMDVVYALKRQGRTLYGFGG, encoded by the coding sequence ATGTCTGGCCGAGGAAAGGGCGGAAAAGGACTCGGAAAAGGAGGTGCGAAGCGTCACCGTAAGGTTCTTCGTGACAACATCCAGGGGATCACGAAGCCTGCTATCCGCCGTCTAGCCCGTCGTGGTGGCGTGAAGCGAATCTCCGGTCTCATCTACGAGGAGACGCGAGGTGTGCTGAAGGTATTCCTGGAGAACGTCATTCGTGATGCAGTCACCTACACGGAGCACGCGAAGAGAAAAACTGTGACTGCCATGGACGTTGTCTACGCGCTCAAACGACAAGGCCGGACCCTGTACGGTTTCGGCGGCTAA